In Pocillopora verrucosa isolate sample1 chromosome 13, ASM3666991v2, whole genome shotgun sequence, one genomic interval encodes:
- the LOC131779537 gene encoding uncharacterized protein: MPPGRRAGNFLACRISLGLSAILRSLDYNQYLKVLFSYLDPVLINKERSRFVRCWHAETDGWAASTFHSNCDGRGPTVTIIKVNSYIFGGYTDVSWTSSSCASSSASKAFVFSFYNVKGYNPVKLTQYRYQQDAMVRCSSYGPIFGWGRDIIIYDDAVNNQHSYTRCGGTYSNPTGYSAGDCKFFTGASNFTPSDIEVFFEITN; encoded by the exons ATGCCGCCTGGTAGACGGGCTGGGAATTTTCTAGCTTGCCGGATCA GCCTTGGTTTGTCCGCCATACTTCGAAGTCTTGATTACAACCAGTACTTGAAGGTGCTGTTTTCGTATTTGGACCCAGTCCTTATCAATAAAGAGCGTAGCAGGTTTGTGAGGTGTTGGCACGCAGAGACTGACGGTTGGGcagcatcgacattccacagtaactgcgatgggaggggacccacagtgacCATCATCAAAGTTAACAGTTATATCTTTGGTGGATACACTGACGTGTCCTGGACCAGCA gttCCTGTGCTTCTTCTTCAGCcagcaaagcttttgttttctctttttacaacgtcaaaggatacaatcctgtGAAGCTGACACAATACCGATACCAGCAAGACGCAATGGTCAGATGTTCCTCCTACGGACCCATTTTTGGTTGGGGACGTGACATCATCATATATGACGACGCTGTAAACAATCAGCACAGTTATACTAGATGCGGTGGCACGTACTCCAACCCCACGGGCTATTCAGCTGGagattgtaaatttttcacaggAGCATCGAATTTCACTCCATCTGACATCGAAGTTTTCTTCGAAATAACAAACTAA